In Chryseobacterium gleum, a single genomic region encodes these proteins:
- the mutS gene encoding DNA mismatch repair protein MutS, whose amino-acid sequence MAKSKKETPLMTQYNTIKGKYPDALLLFRVGDFYETFGQDAVKTSQILGIVLTKRNNGEGSVELAGFPHHSIDSYLPKLVRAGMRVAICDQLEDPKMVKGIVKRGVTELVTPGVTFNDQVLNSKKNNFLLSLHKEKEKYGIALVDISTGEFLVSEGNLEKLLHIVNTFDPSEIIFQRSTQIPEQIKNKNAFKLEDWAFQYNFAYEKLTNHFKTNSLKGFGVENLPLAITAAGAIFAYLVEDTHHNLLSHITKLQIIPQEDYLMMDNFTLRNLEIVYPSNPQGKSLLDIIDKTSTPMGGRLLRRRIILPLKSVDEIMRRLSLIDFLNENDHLKYEICQLLKSISDLDRLMGKLAAEKISPKELGYLRQSLINIHKIKSLLHSHADVLAWLEPLFDLEELIKFLQNHLNEELPVSIAKGNIIKEGVSEELDRLRNLQSKGRGFLDEMCQREIERTGITSLKIDFNNVFGYYIEVRNTHKDKVPDDWVRKQTLVNAERYITEELKEYENQILGAEEKIGVLETSLYRNVCGETMVYIDQIQGNSNIIAQLDVAAGLSELAVSESYTKPVLNDGYAIDLKEARHPIIENALPLGEKYIPNDIFLDKDSQQIIMVTGPNMAGKSAILRQTAIVCLLAQIGSFVPAKYAEIGMLDKIFTRVGATDNISAGESTFMVEMNEAANILNNISERSLILLDEIGRGTSTYDGVSIAWAIAEYLHQHPTQAKTLFATHYHELNEMTVNFERVKNFHVSIQENKGNIIFLRKLVSGGSEHSFGIHVAKLAGMPAKVVNRANEILKTLEASRTQGNGGISESIKRVTEENMQLSFFQLDDPVLENIREELTKIDINTLTPIEALMKLNAIKKMIGG is encoded by the coding sequence ATGGCAAAATCAAAGAAAGAAACCCCGCTAATGACGCAGTACAATACCATCAAGGGTAAATATCCGGATGCGCTTTTGCTTTTCAGGGTAGGGGACTTTTATGAAACTTTCGGACAGGATGCAGTGAAAACATCTCAGATCCTGGGCATTGTTCTTACCAAAAGAAATAACGGCGAAGGAAGTGTGGAACTGGCTGGTTTCCCGCATCATTCCATAGATTCTTACCTTCCTAAACTGGTGAGGGCAGGAATGCGTGTGGCAATCTGCGATCAGCTGGAGGATCCTAAAATGGTGAAAGGAATTGTAAAAAGAGGGGTTACGGAGCTGGTTACTCCCGGCGTTACTTTCAATGACCAGGTATTAAATTCAAAAAAGAATAATTTTCTTCTTTCATTACATAAAGAAAAAGAGAAATACGGAATTGCTTTAGTAGACATCTCTACAGGAGAATTTCTGGTAAGTGAAGGAAACCTGGAAAAGCTGTTGCATATCGTTAATACTTTTGATCCGAGCGAGATTATCTTCCAGAGAAGCACACAGATTCCGGAACAGATCAAAAATAAAAATGCTTTTAAGCTTGAGGACTGGGCGTTCCAATATAATTTTGCCTACGAAAAATTAACGAATCACTTTAAAACCAATTCTTTAAAAGGTTTTGGTGTAGAAAATCTTCCGTTGGCTATTACTGCAGCAGGAGCCATTTTTGCTTATCTCGTGGAAGATACCCATCACAATCTGCTTTCCCATATTACTAAGCTTCAGATCATTCCTCAGGAAGATTACCTGATGATGGATAATTTTACCCTGAGAAACCTGGAAATTGTGTATCCAAGCAATCCACAGGGGAAATCATTATTGGATATTATTGATAAAACGTCTACGCCAATGGGCGGAAGGCTTTTGAGAAGAAGAATCATCCTTCCTTTAAAATCTGTGGATGAGATCATGAGAAGACTTTCCCTGATTGATTTCTTAAATGAAAATGATCATCTGAAATATGAGATCTGCCAGCTTTTGAAATCAATTTCTGATCTTGACAGGCTGATGGGAAAACTGGCCGCAGAGAAAATTTCTCCGAAAGAACTTGGGTATTTGCGCCAAAGTTTGATTAATATTCATAAAATCAAATCGTTATTACATTCTCATGCAGATGTGTTGGCATGGTTAGAGCCCCTGTTTGATCTTGAAGAATTGATTAAATTCCTGCAGAATCATCTTAATGAAGAGCTTCCGGTAAGTATAGCGAAAGGAAATATCATCAAAGAAGGCGTGTCTGAAGAGCTGGACAGATTGAGAAATCTTCAGAGTAAAGGGCGTGGCTTCCTGGATGAAATGTGCCAGAGAGAAATTGAAAGGACAGGAATTACCAGCCTTAAAATTGATTTTAACAACGTTTTCGGATATTACATTGAAGTTCGGAATACGCATAAAGATAAAGTTCCTGATGATTGGGTAAGAAAGCAAACCCTGGTGAATGCTGAAAGATATATCACTGAAGAATTGAAGGAATACGAAAACCAGATTCTTGGTGCTGAAGAAAAAATAGGCGTTCTGGAAACTTCGCTCTACAGAAATGTATGTGGAGAAACCATGGTTTATATTGATCAGATTCAGGGGAACTCCAACATAATCGCCCAGCTCGATGTAGCCGCAGGATTGTCTGAACTGGCTGTTTCTGAAAGCTATACAAAGCCTGTGCTGAATGATGGCTATGCGATTGATTTAAAAGAAGCCAGACATCCGATCATTGAAAATGCGCTTCCTCTAGGTGAAAAATACATTCCGAATGATATCTTCCTGGATAAGGATTCCCAGCAGATCATTATGGTAACGGGACCAAACATGGCCGGTAAGTCGGCAATTCTACGCCAGACAGCGATTGTATGCCTTCTGGCACAGATCGGAAGTTTTGTGCCGGCAAAATATGCTGAAATCGGGATGCTGGATAAGATTTTTACAAGAGTAGGAGCTACCGATAATATTTCTGCGGGTGAATCTACTTTTATGGTGGAAATGAATGAAGCTGCAAATATTCTGAATAATATCTCCGAGCGAAGCCTTATTTTATTGGATGAAATCGGGCGTGGAACTTCCACTTATGACGGGGTTTCCATTGCATGGGCGATTGCAGAATATCTTCATCAGCATCCAACACAGGCAAAGACTTTATTTGCAACACATTACCATGAGCTGAATGAAATGACTGTGAATTTCGAAAGAGTGAAAAATTTCCACGTTTCTATCCAGGAAAACAAAGGAAATATCATTTTCCTGAGAAAGCTGGTTTCGGGAGGAAGTGAGCACAGCTTTGGTATTCATGTAGCAAAACTGGCGGGTATGCCTGCGAAAGTGGTTAACAGAGCGAATGAAATTCTTAAAACACTTGAAGCTAGCAGAACTCAGGGTAATGGAGGTATTTCGGAAAGCATCAAAAGGGTGACCGAGGAAAATATGCAGCTTTCATTCTTCCAGTTGGATGACCCTGTTCTGGAGAATATTCGTGAAGAACTGACGAAAATAGATATCAATACTTTAACACCGATTGAAGCTTTAATGAAGCTTAACGCCATAAAAAAAATGATTGGAGGCTAA
- a CDS encoding bacteriocin, which translates to MKNSKNQKRKLSKNELKEISGGANRPICPRVISCTDPDTGEERYGVPGMQDGFCC; encoded by the coding sequence ATGAAAAATTCAAAAAATCAGAAAAGAAAGCTTAGTAAAAATGAGCTGAAAGAGATCAGCGGAGGAGCCAACAGACCGATCTGCCCAAGAGTGATAAGCTGTACAGATCCGGATACCGGAGAAGAGCGATATGGAGTTCCGGGCATGCAGGACGGATTCTGCTGCTAA
- a CDS encoding bacteriocin, producing MKKSNIQKRKLTKSELKQINGGSGPLCPGTCFCNIDGEMTIGACTPKGQCC from the coding sequence ATGAAAAAATCAAACATTCAGAAAAGAAAATTAACAAAAAGTGAATTGAAACAGATTAACGGAGGCAGCGGACCACTTTGTCCCGGGACTTGTTTCTGTAATATTGATGGAGAGATGACCATTGGGGCATGCACTCCTAAAGGACAATGTTGTTAA
- a CDS encoding DUF2809 domain-containing protein, which translates to MKLQFSLKYFFITIFIFLVEVLIATKLSHIFFVRAYLGDVIVVMLLYTFVRSFVKVNDQKLIFGILLFSFLVEFAQYFHMAEKLGFRPGSLMYIVIGNSFSWIDNLCYAIGCLILFMYVRMANNGGVTSVPNP; encoded by the coding sequence ATGAAATTACAATTCAGTCTGAAATATTTCTTTATCACAATCTTTATTTTTCTGGTGGAAGTACTGATTGCCACCAAACTAAGTCATATTTTCTTCGTGAGAGCTTATCTTGGAGATGTCATAGTGGTCATGCTTCTTTATACTTTTGTCAGGAGTTTTGTAAAAGTAAACGATCAGAAACTCATTTTTGGAATTTTGCTTTTTTCATTTTTAGTAGAATTTGCACAGTATTTCCATATGGCAGAAAAACTAGGCTTCCGTCCTGGAAGCCTGATGTATATTGTGATCGGGAATTCTTTTTCATGGATTGATAATCTGTGCTATGCCATAGGCTGCCTGATTCTCTTTATGTATGTAAGGATGGCAAACAATGGTGGTGTAACCTCGGTCCCTAATCCCTAA